GATGGTTCGCTATATACAATATGCTCCGGTTGACAGGACTAGCAGCTTGCTATATACAACATGCTCCGTTTAGTTGAGAagacagtttgctatatacaataTACTTCATCTGCGTCAATGGCCTGGTTCCGAGATACCTGTAAGGATCTGAGAGTTAGTTTTTAGTTATATAAGGAAACAATTTGAATAAGGAAAGAGGAGTGATAATTATGAGGGAGTGGCGGATTCGTCATTGCCCTAgccctgcattcaaagaaaattTCTTAGTAGGGGGTTGTTGGTTTATGTCGACCGTAGTCCTAGCTTTGCCCCTGTCCTGATGACGTTACACCATGAAGTTCAGTAGGTGGAGTGGATTATGTTATCTTTAGAAAACATTTGAAAAATCTTTTGTTTTATGGCAAATGTCGTCGTTTCGGATAATGACATGTTTCAGAAGTTCCTCAAATGCGAGCATTGTTTCTTGAAGACTCTATCCTATTGATATAGATCCTCCACGATGCTTCTAATGATGTGGCTTCTTACTGATATGATTGTGTCCTAATCAAAACTGATGCATCACAAAGGTTTTCCTAGGGTTATGACCAAATCCCTtcaggttgcctatgtatccGAAACAAAATCAGGTCTGAACGTAGTTCATAGGTAATGATAAagaaaatatgatgaagatgaccaAGCCTGACTCAGGCAAACTACGTATCCAAGTGGAATCAGGTCAAAATGTAGTTCGATTACAATAAATGCAAAATGATTAGATTGAAAATGAAGTGaccgagtctgactcagactaCCTACATATCCAAATTGAATCAGgccagaacgtagttcaattataAAAGATGATTGAAtctgatgaggattgcctacgtattccttccAAATGAAATCAAGTCGTGGCATGGTTTCGAGTACATACAAGATGATATTTGGATTTTCGATTACAAAAGAAAGGGGTCAGAGAGAGAAACTGGACCCTACgcgggttgcctacgtatccttccGTGGGAAGTCAGATCGAGTGTAGTTATGTTACAACCATAACCTAACTCTATTGTCTTCAAacgtagtatctcttgattgcgtctgaattgataggcttcGTGATGACTCTTCCGTCCATCTCTTCCAAGATCAGAGCTCCCTCGAAAACACTCAGTGGACCACGTAAGGACCCTGCCACTTTGGTGAAAACTTTCCTTTGTCTTCTTCTTGATGAgggaatattttcttcaaaaccaactGCCCCGGTATAAACTGGCGAGGTTTCACCCTTTTGTTGAATACATTGCTCATCCTATTTTGATACAACTGACCATGGCATACTGCACCCATTCCCTTCtcgtcaatgagcatgagtttCTCTTGCCTGACCCGTATCCATTTTGCATCGTCTAACTTAGCCTCTTGAATGACTCTTAAAGATAGTATCTTGACCTCTGCACGCATTACAGCTTCAGTGCCATATACTAACATTTATGGCATTTCCCCAGTGGATATCCTTATGGTGGTCTGATAACCCAGCAAGGCAAAGGATAATTTCTCATGCCATTGCCTATGgttgtccactatctttcgtagaatccttttgatgtttttgttggcaacttcaactgctccattcatttgcggtaTGTAGGTGGTAGAGTTACGGTGGACAATTCTGAACATCTCACAAATTTCCCTCATGAGATCACTATTGAGGTTAGtcgcattgtcagtgatgattgactcgggtatcccaaatcggcaaACTATGTTGTTACTAACAAAATCTGCCACTAGTTTCTTTATGGCGGCCTTGTACGTAGAAGCTTTGACCCATTTGATGAAGTTGTCAATGGCTAGCAAGATAAAATGGTGCCTATTTGATGCAGCGGGCTCTATAGGTTTAATCACGTCTGTGCCCCAAGCGACAAACGGCCAAGGCGAACCCATTATATTCAACTCATTAGGCAGAACCCGGATGAAATCCCCGTGGATCTGGCACTAgtgacacttctgcacatagTGGATACTATCACTTTCtatggtcatccaaaagtattCGGCTATTAAAATCTTCTTGGCAAAGTGAAGCCATTCATATGGGGTCCCATGttcctgcatgtatttcttctAGCAATCTGGTTGCTTCAGTGGTATCTACACATCTTAACAGACCCAAGTCTGGGGTCCTCTTATACAGGACTTCCCCGTTGAGGAAAAAGTGATTTGACAGCCTTCTGAGTGCTCGCTTCTGACAATTAGTAGCATTCTCTGGATATTCTCTTGATTCAAGGAACCTTTTGACGTCGTAGTACCATGGCTTACCATCTGGTTCTTCGTCTACATGAAAAAAATATGCATGTTGATCCCTGATCTCTATCTCGATAGGGTCGATGTAATTCTTATCTGGATGCTAAATCATGGATGACAAGGTTTCAAGGGCATCGACAGACTAGTTCTGGATCCTGGGAATATTCTTGAACTCGATCTTTctgaacttcttgcatagctcCTTTACACAATGAAGGTATGGAAGGATCTTGCCGTTCTTGTTagtccattctccttgaacttgaTGTATCAATAGATCAGAGTCCCCTATGACCGAAATCTCTTTGACATTCATGTCGACAGCCATCCTAATCCCGAGGATGCATGCTTCATACTAGGCCAAGTTATTGGTGCAAGAGAACCTTATCTTTGCTGATGATTCCAAAATTAGGACTTCCTTTATTCCTACTCCTTTGAAATTCGtcgctccgtcgaagaacattaTCCACCCTGGTGTGCCTCTACGATATCTTCTCCGGCGAACAACACTTCTTCGCTTGGGAAGTACGTAGTGTGTGACTCATAATCCTTGTCCACTAGATTCTTTGCAAGGTGGTCGGCTAAGGCTTGTCCTTTGATGGCCTTCTACATTAtatacacaatgtcaaattcactGAAAAAAATCTGCCATTTGGCTAGTTTTCTTGTAGGCATCgacttctgaaagatatacttgaGTGGGTTGAGTCGGGATATTAAATGCGTGGTGTATGCTGACATATAAAGCCTCAATTTTTGGGTGAtccaagtcaaggcacaacaaGTGCGCTCTATTAGAGTGTATTTTACCTCGCATGGTGTAAACTTCTTGCTTAAGTAATAGATGGCCTGCTCATTTCTTTcggtctcatcgtgttgtcccaataCACATCCAAATGCATTATCCAAGACCGACAGGTATAACAACAGTGGCTTCCCGTGCTCGGGAGGAATCAACACTGGTGAATTTGACAAGTACTCCTTAATCTTGTTGAAGTCTTTCTTCTGTTCATTTTGTAGCGGCATCCTTCTTCAGCAGCTTGAAGATAGGTTCACAAATTACTGTGTACTGGGCAATGAAACGACTCATGTAATTCAGCCTACCAAGGAAACTTATTACATCCTTCTTGCTCTTGGGCGGTGGTAACTCTTGAATGGCTTTGTTCTCTGAAGGATCCGGTTCTATCCCTTTTCTACTTATGATGAATCCTAGCAATTTTCCAGCGGGGACTCCGAATGCGCATAttgcagggttcaacttcaaactaTACTTCTGCAAGTGTTTGAAAAACTTCTTCAGGTCATCCAAATATTCTGAACTCTTTTgagacttgatgatgatgtcatccataTATACCTCGATCTCTTTGTGAATCATATCGTGAAAgagggttgtcatggccctcatgtaagtagcGCCAATATTTTTGAGGACGAATGTCATGACTCGGTAGTAGTAAACTCCCCAAGGCATAGTGAACGCcatcttttctgcatcttcttaaTGCATCAGGATCTGATGGTACCTagcaaaacaatccacaaatgaCGGCAGCTCATGCTTTGCACAGTTATCGATGAGGATATGAATATTTGGTAAAGGGAAATCGTCCTTCATGCTTGCCTTGTTAAGATCTTGATAATCAACGCATAACCTgatcttcccatccttctttggtaccgAGATGATATTTGTCAACCATGTGGGATAGTTGGTGGCTCTTACTATGTTTGCCCCTATTTGCTTGGTTACTTCATCTTTTATCCTCAAACTCAAGTCTAGTTTGATTTTTCTGGGTTTTTGTTTGACTGGCGGTCTAGTAGGATTGGTAGGCAATTGGTGCAAAACGATGTCAGTGCTCAAACCAGGCATATTGTCATATGACCATGAGAACACGTCGATGTACCGTCTGAGGAGCTCGACTAATTCTTCTTTCTACTCTGTTTCATGATGGATGTTGATTCGGgtttctttcacgtcttcttCATTTCCCAGGTTGACAACCTTTTTCTCTTCAAGGTTAGGCTTTTTCTGACTGTCTAGTTGTTCGATCTCTTGTGGGAGGTTATCTGGCATCATGCTTTCGTCGTATTCCTTGTAATCTAGATCGCTTTGCTCGAGGGTTTCATTATATGTCATAATGGCGGAACGCGGGTTTTAATcgttttgattactgaaaagaaaaactaagtataaatgaagcgATAAATAAATTTGCAAAAATTTCAAGAAAGCATTTCTTTAAAAGAGGAACGTCTGAGCGTCCAAAGAGGCGAATGAAAAAAAGGTACGGACACGGTTCAAGCCTCAATTTACCGTGCGCTCTTTTCAAAAGTTTTACAATTCCACACTACCAAAACTCCCGGCGAACCAAAGACGGCCTGGCGATCCAATTCTGCAAGTCCTCTCCTGGTTTGGCATTTCGAATGGTCTGTGTCTTGGTATCAACTTTGTCATAGCATTCCTCGATCATGGTCACGAACAACCTTCCCATTCCATCGACTGTGTCATCCTCTGGTGTTATGCTATGACCCGTACCCGAAAAACGCTCTAGCACAAAAGCTTTCTTCCCAAAGCTGCCGGTATAATTCTTCCCAGTCGGAGGCTGATACTTTATGTCGGCTCTACCTTTCTGCCCACTCGGCTCAATCGGCTCTGTTATCTCGTCTGATCGGGCTTCCAACCTGGTCCCTGGTTTGTATCCATACTTTATCATTTCTCTCATAGCCATCTTTGATCTGTATGGTGACTGTATTCCCATATTTTGCTCGGTCTCTTCTATTTGTTTGGTTTGCATGACCTCAACTGCATGGAAAGCGATCTCGTCTAATCCTTCTATGAATGGAACTGTATGTTCTAGATAAGGTGATTGGCTCTATTCGCCGTGGATTATGATCTCTTGAAAACCCCACTCAAACTTCATCCACTGGTGTAGGGTAGATGGGACTTCCCATTCCATGTGAATCCAAGGTCTTCCTAGCAATAGTCTATATGAAGATGTAATATCCATCACTTGGAATAGTATGGAAAACTCAACCGGTCCAATTTGCAAAGCCAAATAGATTTCTCTAATGACGTCCTTCTGTGACCCGTCGAATTCTCTTACCCTCACAtgactttcttttatttctctcAGATGGATATCCAAATCTCGTAGGGTAGAAAGCGGGTAGATATTGACTCTTGATCCTCCATCAACAAGTATCGGCACACCACCTTATCACCACATTTGACAGTGATGTATAAAGCTTTGTTGTGACCCACGCCCTCTATAGGAAGTTCATCTCTTCGAAAAGTAAACATATTTGCTTCGACCATCTTCCCGATGGATGCTGCCAGTGCCTCGCTGGTAGTGTTGCTCAGCACGCTCACCCCACTTAACACTTTCATTAGGGCATTTTGTGACTGTTATAACTCATCAGTAGATTCATGATTGATATTTGCGCTGGGGTTTGCGCTGGGGTTTTCTTTAACTGTTCGTCCATAGAGTATTATTCCTCTTCTAAATTTGTTCCCTTCCTGAATTTCCCCGGTTTACATCCTCAACAGCGTAACACCTCCTTGACCTGATCATTCCATGAGCTTTTGCGGAATCCATCATCTTGTCTTTCCCTTTTTGTTGATATGTCCACAGGACTGTCTTGTATTCCCGATCCTCTTCATCTCGGATAGCAACGGTGGACTGTTGCTGGTAAGTCTGGACCATCATTGTAGGTTTTAAATGTACTATGATCATTGGAGTCCTTCTAGGTAGGACCCTTGCAGCCTCAGTGTTCCCTATTGTAACGATGGTTCCTTTCAAGTCATACTCTTCATCCAGGGTGATCATATTAGCTCCTTGATTCTGATGGTTTGGCAGCGGGTTGCGGCTCATATTGGGTGGAGTTGGAATGCACTGAATGGTTCCACTTTTAATCAGTGTCTTAATTTCATTTTTCAGTTTGAAGAAATCCTCGGTATCATGCCCCGGTACGTTTGAGTGGTAGACACACCGTTTGGTTACATCAAAGTATTTTGAAGGATACTCAGAAACCCGCCCTTCTATTGGATGTATCAAGCCTGATCTTCTCAGTCTTTCAAATAGTTGAGCCAAAGGTTCAGCAATCAGGGTGTAGTTTCTGGGACATCTTTCTTCAAAATCTGGTTGAGGTCGGGTGCATAGATGGGTCGGTTTTTATGAGTGATAGTTTGAACTGGAGCATATGGTCGTGGTGGATTTGGATTTGCATGGGCGTGAGGTGGGTTATATTGAGGTTGGGGATTATACTATGGTTGTGTGTTGTATACTGGAGCATAAGTAGTGGGTGTGGGTGTTTGGAGACTAAGAGGTGTTTCTATGGTGTGGATTAGACTGGTAATAGGGAATGATTGTTGATacctcttccttttcttctttctgaTGCCTATTGAACCAGATTGGATTGCTTTGCTAGCTGCTTGCAATGCAACCATAGATTGTACCTTGCCGGACTTTATACCTTCCTCTAAAAAGTCTCCCATTTTTACAAGTTTAGGGAACTTCTGCCCTATCATGCCCATCATTTTCTCAAAGTAGATCCCTTCCTAAGCCCTGATGAAATACTTAGTCAACTTACTGTCGTCTAACA
This region of Nicotiana tomentosiformis chromosome 4, ASM39032v3, whole genome shotgun sequence genomic DNA includes:
- the LOC138910016 gene encoding uncharacterized protein yields the protein MAVDMNVKEISVIGDSDLLIHQVQGEWTNKNGKILPYLHCHPDKNYIDPIEIEIRDQHAYFFHVDEEPDGKPWYYDVKRFLESREYPENATNCQKRALRRLSNHFFLNGEVLYKRTPDLGLLRCVDTTEATRLLEEIHAGTWDPI
- the LOC138910014 gene encoding uncharacterized protein, which gives rise to MLVYGTEAVMRAEVKILSLRVIQEAKLDDAKWIRVRQEKLMLIDEKGMGAVCHGQLYQNRMSNVFNKRVKPRQFIPGQLVLKKIFPHQEEDKGKFSPKWQGPYVVH